Proteins encoded by one window of Superficieibacter sp. HKU1:
- the nlpD gene encoding murein hydrolase activator NlpD — MSLCLAGCGNSDSTPAPVSSVNGNASGTSSADSGMLITPPSKMGNSTPAPQTPQIQPVQPVQPVQPQTMPTQPVAQQNVQVENGRIVYNRKYGNIPKGSYTGGSTYTVKRGDTLFYIAWVTGNDFRDLAQRNNVAAPYALNVGQVLQVGNASGTPITGGNAVTQADANAQGIVLKPAQNSTVPVASQPTITYSEDSGEQSANKMLPNNRPTTSTPVTAPVTAPSTVSTTEPTASSTTTSSPISTWRWPTDGNIIENFSATENGNKGIDIAGSKGQAIIATADGRVVYAGNALRGYGNLIIIKHNDDYLSAYAHNDTMLVREQQEVKAGQKIATMGSTGTSSTRLHFEIRYKGKSVNPLRYLPQR; from the coding sequence ATTTCACTTTGTCTGGCAGGCTGCGGTAACTCGGACAGTACCCCGGCACCCGTAAGCTCTGTTAACGGCAACGCATCCGGCACGTCCAGTGCAGATTCCGGGATGCTCATCACGCCGCCTTCTAAAATGGGCAATTCAACGCCGGCACCGCAAACGCCGCAGATCCAGCCTGTTCAGCCAGTACAACCCGTGCAGCCGCAAACCATGCCGACGCAACCTGTTGCCCAGCAAAATGTGCAGGTTGAAAACGGTCGTATTGTTTACAACCGTAAATACGGCAATATCCCTAAAGGCAGCTATACCGGCGGCAGCACCTATACCGTTAAGCGTGGCGACACGCTGTTCTATATTGCGTGGGTGACCGGGAACGATTTCCGCGATCTGGCGCAGCGTAATAACGTGGCGGCACCCTATGCTTTGAACGTCGGACAGGTGCTTCAGGTGGGCAATGCATCCGGTACGCCAATCACCGGCGGCAACGCGGTGACGCAAGCGGATGCAAATGCACAAGGAATTGTCTTAAAACCTGCACAGAATTCAACCGTGCCTGTTGCATCCCAGCCAACAATTACATATTCTGAGGACTCAGGTGAACAAAGTGCTAACAAAATGTTGCCTAACAACCGCCCGACGACGAGTACACCCGTCACGGCACCTGTTACGGCGCCATCTACCGTCAGCACAACTGAACCGACAGCCAGCAGCACGACCACCAGCTCGCCTATCTCTACCTGGCGCTGGCCGACTGATGGCAACATTATCGAAAACTTCTCTGCCACCGAAAACGGCAATAAAGGGATCGATATTGCAGGTAGCAAAGGTCAGGCTATCATCGCGACCGCAGACGGTCGGGTTGTATATGCCGGGAATGCCCTGCGCGGTTACGGTAATCTAATCATCATCAAACATAACGATGATTACCTGAGTGCCTACGCCCATAACGATACAATGCTGGTCCGGGAGCAACAAGAGGTCAAGGCGGGGCAGAAAATAGCTACCATGGGTAGCACTGGAACCAGCTCTACACGTTTACATTTTGAAATTCGTTACAAGGGGAAATCCGTAAACCCGCTGCGTTACTTACCGCAGCGATAA
- a CDS encoding ABC transporter ATP-binding protein: MVSAEVTTFPQPETLHPVVNNANVAVRLDGVLKRFGDAIALHKISLTIAEGEFITLLGPSGCGKTTLLNLMAGFAEADGGEIFIDGDLVTDIPPWQREIGIVFQNYALFPHMTVEKNVGYGLRMRGVPKAEIAERVEQALALVKLAGYGHRKPRELSGGQQQRVALARALVIRPKVLLLDEPFSALDKNLRLSMQVELKAIQRKLGVTTVFVTHDQGEALSMSDRVVVMSAGHVRQIGTPDAIYRHPQDPFVAGFVGDVNILPGRYAGRDGAAILEVGGNVLRLPAERVQATIDERLDVYVRPENIQLAQLSPHSLFSATVIAHVFQGDHVDVHLDAPALGSAALFARQSGLNSLTRWPVGSLVGVNVDDEGVCAFSTAKQE; the protein is encoded by the coding sequence ATGGTAAGTGCAGAAGTCACCACATTCCCGCAGCCCGAAACGCTGCACCCGGTCGTGAACAACGCGAACGTTGCCGTACGGCTTGATGGCGTACTGAAACGCTTTGGCGACGCCATCGCCTTACACAAAATTTCCCTGACCATTGCGGAAGGAGAATTTATTACGCTGCTCGGCCCCTCAGGCTGCGGCAAGACCACGCTGCTGAACCTGATGGCGGGCTTCGCTGAAGCGGACGGCGGCGAGATCTTCATTGATGGCGATCTGGTGACGGATATCCCGCCCTGGCAGCGTGAAATCGGTATCGTATTTCAGAACTACGCTCTGTTCCCGCATATGACGGTCGAGAAAAACGTGGGCTACGGCCTGCGAATGCGCGGCGTGCCAAAAGCCGAGATCGCCGAACGCGTTGAGCAGGCGCTGGCGCTGGTGAAGCTTGCCGGTTACGGCCATCGCAAGCCGCGCGAACTGTCGGGAGGCCAGCAACAGCGCGTGGCGCTGGCGCGTGCGCTGGTGATCCGCCCCAAAGTGCTGCTGCTGGATGAACCGTTCTCTGCGCTGGATAAAAATCTGCGCCTGTCGATGCAGGTTGAGCTGAAAGCGATCCAGCGCAAGCTTGGCGTCACTACCGTATTCGTGACGCACGATCAGGGGGAAGCGCTGAGCATGAGCGATCGCGTAGTGGTGATGTCGGCAGGGCATGTCCGGCAGATCGGTACGCCGGATGCGATTTATCGTCATCCGCAGGACCCGTTTGTCGCGGGCTTTGTGGGGGATGTGAACATTCTGCCGGGGCGCTACGCCGGACGCGATGGCGCGGCGATACTTGAGGTGGGTGGCAATGTGCTGCGTCTGCCGGCGGAACGCGTACAGGCCACCATTGACGAGCGCCTTGACGTCTACGTGCGTCCGGAAAATATTCAGCTGGCACAGCTTAGTCCGCACTCGCTGTTCAGCGCCACGGTGATCGCTCACGTCTTTCAGGGCGATCATGTCGATGTGCATCTTGATGCCCCCGCGCTTGGCAGCGCCGCGCTGTTTGCCCGCCAGTCCGGCCTGAATTCGCTGACCCGCTGGCCCGTCGGCAGCCTGGTCGGCGTCAATGTTGATGACGAAGGCGTGTGTGCGTTTAGCACCGCGAAACAGGAATAA
- a CDS encoding RidA family protein gives MSTHTRIRKFNTKETYPNQSLDNDLCQAVRAGNTVYVRGQIGTDFDGNLVGLGDPAAQAEQAMKNVKQLLEEAGSDLSHIVKTTTYIIDPRYREPVYQVVGKWLKGVFPISTGLVISGLGQPQWLMEIDVIAVIPDEWQPPAGV, from the coding sequence ATGAGCACACATACCCGCATTCGCAAATTTAATACCAAAGAAACCTACCCGAATCAGTCGCTGGATAACGATCTTTGCCAGGCGGTTCGTGCAGGCAATACCGTTTACGTTCGTGGTCAGATTGGCACCGACTTCGACGGCAACCTGGTGGGGCTTGGCGATCCGGCTGCGCAGGCGGAGCAGGCGATGAAAAACGTTAAACAGCTGCTGGAAGAGGCAGGCAGCGATCTGTCACACATCGTTAAAACCACCACCTATATCATCGATCCCCGCTACCGCGAGCCGGTTTATCAGGTCGTTGGCAAGTGGCTGAAAGGCGTGTTTCCGATCTCCACCGGGCTGGTCATCTCCGGGCTGGGACAGCCGCAGTGGCTGATGGAAATTGATGTTATCGCTGTGATCCCCGACGAATGGCAGCCGCCAGCAGGAGTATAA
- the argE gene encoding acetylornithine deacetylase, with product MTSRELLQQLVAFDTTSRESNLALIDFVRGYLTELGVNCELIHNDERSKANLYARLGPAGSGGVMLSGHSDVVPVDGQNWSVPPFALTEHDGKLYGRGTADMKGFIACVLAAVPHFLAQPLAQPLHLAISYDEEVGCLGVRTLLDVLSRRPDKPDICLIGEPTELQPVTGHKGKLAVRCEVQGAACHSAYAPQGVNAIEYAAKLIHHLTLMGQRLAAPERQDARFDPPFTTVQTGVIQGGRALNIVPADCVFDFEVRTLPKDDAQAVARELEHYAQRELLPQMHAVNRDTAIRFSPISGYPALYTAAHSAAARLLAHLTGSEDYSTVAFGTEGGLFHHAGIPSVICGPGSMAQGHKPDEFISVKQLDACDALLRRLAAWMCQKA from the coding sequence ATGACCAGTCGCGAACTGCTGCAGCAGCTGGTGGCGTTTGATACCACCAGCCGCGAATCTAACCTGGCGCTGATTGATTTTGTCCGGGGCTACTTAACCGAACTCGGCGTCAACTGTGAGCTTATTCATAACGACGAGCGCAGCAAAGCCAATCTTTATGCGCGGCTCGGCCCGGCAGGGAGCGGCGGCGTTATGCTGTCCGGCCACAGCGATGTAGTGCCGGTTGACGGGCAGAACTGGAGCGTGCCCCCCTTTGCCCTGACTGAGCACGACGGCAAACTCTATGGCCGCGGCACGGCGGACATGAAAGGGTTTATCGCCTGCGTACTGGCGGCGGTGCCGCATTTTCTTGCCCAGCCGCTGGCGCAACCGCTACACCTGGCGATTTCGTATGATGAGGAAGTGGGGTGCCTTGGCGTGCGTACCTTGCTGGACGTGCTGTCCCGGCGCCCGGATAAGCCTGATATCTGCCTGATTGGTGAGCCCACCGAATTACAGCCGGTGACTGGTCACAAGGGTAAGCTTGCCGTTCGCTGCGAAGTGCAGGGCGCGGCCTGCCATTCAGCCTATGCGCCGCAGGGGGTTAATGCCATCGAATATGCTGCGAAGCTTATCCACCATCTGACGCTGATGGGGCAGCGGCTGGCGGCGCCGGAACGGCAGGATGCGCGTTTTGACCCGCCCTTTACCACCGTGCAAACCGGCGTGATCCAGGGCGGTCGGGCGCTGAATATCGTGCCAGCCGACTGTGTTTTTGACTTCGAAGTGCGCACGCTGCCGAAGGATGATGCGCAGGCGGTGGCCCGGGAGCTGGAACATTACGCGCAACGCGAGCTACTGCCGCAGATGCACGCCGTCAATCGCGATACCGCGATCCGCTTTTCTCCCATCAGCGGTTACCCCGCGTTATACACTGCGGCACACAGCGCCGCCGCGCGGCTGCTTGCCCACCTTACCGGTTCTGAGGACTACAGCACCGTTGCATTCGGGACGGAAGGCGGGTTATTCCATCATGCCGGCATCCCCAGCGTGATATGTGGGCCGGGCAGTATGGCGCAGGGCCACAAACCCGATGAGTTTATTAGTGTCAAACAGTTGGACGCCTGCGATGCCCTTCTGCGCCGGCTCGCCGCGTGGATGTGTCAAAAAGCGTGA
- a CDS encoding NAD(P)H-quinone oxidoreductase, with amino-acid sequence MMNAIIARQPGGPEVLELVQRKVPQPGAGEVLIRVASAGVNRPDLLQRNGMPLPPGVTDVLGLEVSGTVAALGAGVDYPAVGTPVMALLNGGGYADYCVARADLCLTVPQNLPLAQAAGVPEAAFTVWHNLFELGRLQPGETVLIHGAASGVGTFALQCAQACGARVVATAGGAEKVAALRQLGVWRAINRHSEDFVAVIVDETGGHGVDVVLDNVGGDYVARNLSVLAPGGRHVSLSFMQGAKIELDLQLVMRKGLSLTSSTLRPKSASEKTRLAQCISKHLLPLIAAGKIAPTLHQTLPLAQAADAHRILEANANIGKVLLQVAS; translated from the coding sequence ATGATGAACGCAATAATTGCGCGCCAGCCGGGCGGTCCTGAGGTGTTAGAACTCGTACAGCGGAAGGTGCCGCAGCCTGGCGCGGGTGAGGTGCTGATCCGCGTCGCCAGCGCGGGCGTGAACCGTCCCGATCTCCTCCAGCGCAACGGCATGCCGTTGCCGCCGGGGGTAACCGATGTGCTCGGGCTGGAGGTTTCCGGCACCGTGGCGGCGCTGGGCGCAGGTGTTGACTATCCCGCCGTCGGCACCCCGGTGATGGCGCTGCTCAACGGCGGCGGTTATGCCGACTACTGCGTGGCCCGCGCCGACCTCTGTTTAACCGTGCCGCAAAACCTGCCGCTCGCGCAGGCGGCAGGCGTGCCGGAAGCGGCATTTACTGTGTGGCATAACCTGTTTGAACTGGGGCGTTTGCAGCCGGGGGAAACCGTACTGATCCACGGTGCTGCCAGCGGCGTGGGCACCTTTGCCCTTCAATGCGCGCAGGCGTGCGGGGCGCGGGTGGTGGCGACGGCGGGCGGCGCGGAGAAGGTGGCGGCGCTGCGTCAGCTCGGCGTCTGGCGCGCCATCAACCGCCATAGCGAAGATTTCGTTGCGGTTATTGTTGATGAAACCGGGGGACACGGCGTGGATGTGGTGCTGGATAACGTCGGCGGCGATTACGTGGCGCGCAATCTGAGCGTGTTAGCGCCGGGTGGTCGGCATGTCAGTCTTTCCTTTATGCAGGGGGCGAAGATTGAGCTCGATCTGCAACTGGTAATGCGTAAGGGGCTGAGCCTGACCTCCTCCACGCTGCGCCCGAAAAGCGCAAGCGAGAAAACGCGACTGGCGCAGTGCATCAGCAAACATCTTTTGCCGCTGATCGCCGCCGGTAAAATCGCCCCGACTTTGCATCAAACGCTACCGTTAGCGCAGGCCGCAGACGCGCATCGTATCCTCGAAGCCAACGCCAACATTGGCAAAGTGCTGTTGCAGGTGGCCTCATGA
- a CDS encoding DUF1028 domain-containing protein produces MTFSIIGRCARTGQMGIAISSSSIAVGARCPWLRSEVGAVSTQNITLPALGSRILDRLQQGDRAETALKGGLDTDDYFTYRQVTVMTPDGQSAFYSGEKTLGVHHALSGENCVAAGNMLASPQVITAMVNAFEEHSGHLADRLIAAMQAGLNVGGEAGPVHSAALSIVDSPVWPVVDLRVDWTDADPIDELNQLWQAYKPQMQDYITRALDPRSAPGYGVPGDE; encoded by the coding sequence ATGACGTTTTCGATTATCGGGCGCTGCGCGCGCACCGGGCAGATGGGGATCGCTATCAGCTCTTCCAGCATCGCGGTAGGTGCGCGCTGTCCCTGGCTGCGCAGCGAAGTTGGCGCGGTATCAACCCAAAACATCACCTTACCGGCGCTGGGGTCACGCATTCTTGATCGCTTGCAGCAGGGCGACCGTGCCGAAACCGCGTTGAAGGGCGGGCTGGATACGGATGACTATTTCACATACCGGCAGGTCACCGTGATGACGCCCGACGGCCAAAGCGCGTTCTACAGCGGTGAAAAGACGCTGGGCGTCCACCACGCGCTGTCCGGGGAAAACTGCGTGGCGGCAGGCAATATGCTGGCGAGTCCGCAGGTCATTACCGCGATGGTGAACGCCTTCGAAGAGCATTCAGGGCATCTTGCTGACAGACTCATTGCCGCGATGCAGGCGGGCCTGAACGTTGGCGGGGAGGCTGGCCCGGTGCATTCGGCGGCGCTATCCATCGTGGATTCTCCGGTCTGGCCGGTGGTTGATTTGCGCGTCGACTGGACTGACGCCGATCCCATTGATGAACTCAACCAGCTCTGGCAAGCCTATAAACCGCAGATGCAGGACTATATAACCCGTGCGCTCGATCCCCGCAGCGCGCCGGGTTACGGCGTGCCGGGCGACGAATAA
- a CDS encoding glutathione S-transferase N-terminal domain-containing protein translates to MMQLFFASTSAYVRKVMVCATVLGLADEIERLDSAAHPVVRDDRIAAFNPLAKVPALRTEDGICLYDSRVICEYLNARAQGDLFPQKGEARWQSLARQALGDGLIDAALLARYEFSARPPEKQWQDWADAQLKKVAAALAAIESQVSDFSDRPVDIGLIAIGCALGYLDFRFAGLNWRTGHPLTAAWFAVFDAHPAMAATRPHL, encoded by the coding sequence ATGATGCAGCTCTTTTTTGCTTCCACCTCTGCGTATGTGCGCAAAGTCATGGTGTGCGCGACAGTGCTGGGACTGGCTGATGAAATAGAACGGCTGGATTCCGCCGCGCATCCTGTGGTGCGCGACGACCGTATCGCCGCGTTTAATCCGCTGGCAAAAGTACCGGCGCTGCGCACCGAAGACGGCATCTGTCTTTATGACAGCCGGGTGATTTGCGAATACCTCAACGCGCGTGCACAGGGCGATTTATTCCCGCAAAAAGGGGAGGCGCGCTGGCAAAGCCTGGCACGGCAGGCGCTGGGCGATGGGTTAATTGATGCGGCATTGCTGGCACGCTACGAGTTCAGCGCCCGGCCGCCTGAAAAGCAGTGGCAGGACTGGGCGGACGCGCAGCTGAAAAAAGTTGCCGCCGCGCTGGCGGCCATTGAAAGTCAGGTCAGCGATTTTAGCGATCGGCCCGTGGATATTGGCCTCATTGCTATCGGTTGCGCGCTCGGCTATCTCGACTTCCGCTTTGCCGGACTCAACTGGCGCACCGGCCATCCGCTGACCGCCGCCTGGTTCGCCGTCTTCGATGCGCATCCGGCCATGGCTGCGACCCGTCCGCACCTTTAA
- the pphB gene encoding protein-serine/threonine phosphatase, translated as MSSVRYHKINSSAWQHIWVVGDIHGCYSLLQSRLADIGFCREKDLLISVGDNIDRGSENMEVLRLLNEPWFISVMGNHEAMALEAFATQDGNMWLGNGGAWFFDLTQEEQQEAITLLLTFHQRPHIIEAENESGLYVIAHADYPATHYQFGKTVDLNGVLWSVERVLRSLEGKSEIIGGADHFIFGHMIFDHIQLFANQHYIDTGSATSGKLAFYQLQ; from the coding sequence ATGTCCTCTGTACGCTACCATAAAATAAATTCATCAGCCTGGCAGCACATCTGGGTCGTGGGTGATATTCACGGCTGCTATTCACTATTACAATCGCGCCTTGCCGACATTGGTTTTTGCCGGGAAAAAGATTTATTAATTTCCGTTGGCGATAATATCGATCGTGGTTCGGAAAATATGGAGGTTTTGCGACTGCTTAACGAACCCTGGTTTATCTCAGTGATGGGTAATCATGAGGCGATGGCGCTGGAGGCCTTTGCCACCCAGGACGGCAATATGTGGCTGGGTAATGGTGGAGCATGGTTTTTCGATCTGACGCAAGAAGAACAGCAAGAAGCGATAACGTTGCTTTTAACGTTTCACCAGCGACCTCACATTATTGAAGCCGAAAATGAAAGCGGCTTATATGTTATTGCTCATGCAGACTATCCGGCAACGCATTACCAATTTGGCAAGACGGTGGATCTTAACGGTGTTTTATGGTCAGTAGAGCGCGTTCTTAGATCGCTGGAAGGAAAGAGTGAAATAATAGGTGGGGCAGACCATTTTATTTTCGGCCATATGATCTTCGACCATATTCAACTATTTGCTAATCAACACTATATTGATACTGGCTCGGCAACATCAGGTAAGCTTGCCTTCTATCAGTTGCAATAG
- the rpoS gene encoding RNA polymerase sigma factor RpoS, with amino-acid sequence MSQNTLKVHDLNEDAQFDENGVEAFDEKALVVEEPSDNDLAEEELLSQGATQRVLDATQLYLGEIGYSPLLTAEEEVYFARRALRGDVASRRRMIESNLRLVVKIARRYGNRGLALLDLIEEGNLGLIRAVEKFDPERGFRFSTYATWWIRQTIERAIMNQTRTIRLPIHIVKELNVYLRTARELSHKLDHEPSAEEIAEQLDKPVDDVSRMLRLNERITSVDTPLGGDSEKALLDILADEKDNGPEDTTQDDDMKQSIVKWLFELNAKQREVLARRFGLLGYEAATLEDVGREIGLTRERVRQIQVEGLRRLREILQAQGLNIEALFRE; translated from the coding sequence ATGAGTCAGAATACGCTGAAAGTTCATGATTTAAATGAAGACGCGCAATTTGATGAGAATGGAGTAGAGGCTTTTGATGAAAAAGCCTTAGTTGTTGAGGAACCTAGTGATAACGACCTGGCAGAGGAAGAACTGTTATCGCAAGGCGCTACACAACGTGTACTTGACGCGACACAGCTTTACCTCGGAGAAATTGGTTATTCTCCATTATTAACAGCGGAAGAAGAAGTTTACTTCGCCCGTCGCGCATTGCGCGGAGATGTCGCCTCACGTCGTCGCATGATTGAAAGTAACCTGCGTCTGGTCGTGAAAATTGCCCGTCGTTATGGTAATCGTGGTCTGGCGCTGCTGGATCTGATTGAAGAGGGCAATCTGGGGCTGATTCGTGCGGTTGAGAAATTTGATCCGGAACGTGGTTTCCGCTTCTCAACTTACGCGACGTGGTGGATCCGTCAGACCATTGAACGGGCGATCATGAATCAAACCCGTACGATTCGTCTGCCGATCCATATTGTCAAAGAGCTGAACGTTTATCTGCGTACCGCGCGTGAACTGTCCCACAAACTGGACCACGAGCCGAGTGCGGAAGAGATTGCTGAACAGCTGGACAAACCGGTTGATGACGTAAGCCGTATGCTGCGTCTTAACGAGCGCATCACCTCGGTAGACACCCCGCTGGGTGGCGATTCCGAAAAAGCGCTGCTGGACATTCTGGCCGATGAAAAAGACAACGGCCCGGAAGACACCACGCAAGACGATGACATGAAACAAAGCATCGTTAAATGGCTGTTCGAACTGAACGCCAAACAGCGTGAAGTGCTGGCGCGTCGTTTCGGTCTGCTGGGTTATGAAGCTGCAACGCTTGAAGATGTGGGCCGCGAAATCGGCCTGACACGTGAACGCGTTCGTCAGATCCAGGTTGAAGGTCTGCGCCGTCTGCGTGAAATCCTTCAGGCGCAGGGGCTGAATATCGAAGCGCTGTTCCGCGAGTAA
- the mutS gene encoding DNA mismatch repair protein MutS — MSTPENFDAHTPMMQQYLKLKAQHPDILLFYRMGDFYELFYDDAKRASQLMDISLTKRGASAGEPIPMAGVPHHAVENYLAKLVNLGESVAICEQIGDPATSKGPVERKVVRIVTPGTISDEALLQERQDNLLAAIWQDSKGFGYATMDISSGRFRLSEPMDRETMAAELQRTNPAELLYAEDFAELSLIEGRRGLRRRPLWEFEIDTARQQLNLQFGTRDLIGFGVENAPRGLCAAGCLLQYVKDTQRTALPHIRSITMERQQDSIIMDAATRRNLEITQNLAGGVDNTLASVLDRTVTPMGSRMLKRWLHMPVRDTRTLTDRQQTIGALQPYTGELQPVLRQVGDLERILARLALRTARPRDLARMRYAFQQLPELRSQLESVDSAPVQVLREKMGEFSGLRDLLERAIIEAPPVLVRDGGVIAPGYNAELDEWRALADGATDYLDRLEIRERERTGLDTLKVGFNAVHGYYIQISRGQSHLAPINYVRRQTLKNAERYIIPELKEYEDKVLTSKGKALALEKQLYDELFDLLLPHLADLQQSATALAELDVLINLAERAETLNYCCPTFSDKPGVRIEEGRHPVVEQVLNTPFIANPLNLSAQRRMLIITGPNMGGKSTYMRQTALIALLAYIGSYVPAQKVEIGPIDRIFTRVGAADDLASGRSTFMVEMTETANILHNATENSLVLMDEIGRGTSTYDGLSLAWACAENLANRIKSLTLFATHYFELTQLPEKMEGVANVHLDALEHGDTIAFMHSVQDGAASKSYGLAVAALAGVPKEVIKRARQKLRELESLSPNAAATQVDGTQMSLLAPAEETSPAVEALENLDPDTLTPRQALEWIYRLKSLV, encoded by the coding sequence ATGAGTACACCAGAGAATTTCGACGCTCACACCCCGATGATGCAGCAGTATCTGAAGCTGAAAGCTCAGCATCCGGATATCCTGCTGTTTTACCGGATGGGTGACTTTTACGAACTGTTTTATGACGACGCGAAACGTGCTTCGCAGCTCATGGATATCTCGCTGACCAAACGCGGAGCTTCCGCCGGGGAACCTATTCCGATGGCGGGCGTACCGCACCACGCGGTTGAAAACTATCTGGCGAAGCTGGTCAATCTTGGCGAGTCGGTGGCGATTTGCGAACAGATCGGCGATCCGGCGACCAGTAAAGGGCCGGTGGAACGCAAGGTTGTGCGCATCGTTACCCCTGGCACGATCAGCGATGAAGCCCTGTTACAGGAGCGTCAGGATAACCTGCTGGCCGCTATCTGGCAGGACAGCAAAGGCTTTGGCTATGCCACCATGGATATCAGTTCCGGACGTTTTCGCCTCAGCGAGCCGATGGATCGGGAGACGATGGCCGCTGAGCTTCAGCGCACCAATCCTGCGGAGCTGCTGTATGCCGAGGATTTTGCCGAGCTGTCGCTGATTGAAGGGCGTCGTGGTTTGCGTCGTCGTCCGCTGTGGGAGTTTGAAATTGATACCGCTCGCCAGCAGCTTAATTTGCAGTTTGGCACCCGCGATCTGATTGGTTTCGGCGTCGAGAATGCGCCGCGTGGCCTGTGTGCCGCAGGTTGCCTGCTGCAATATGTAAAAGACACTCAGCGCACCGCCCTGCCGCATATTCGTTCGATCACTATGGAGCGCCAGCAGGACAGCATCATTATGGATGCCGCCACGCGCCGCAATCTGGAGATCACCCAGAATCTTGCCGGTGGCGTGGATAATACCCTGGCGTCGGTGCTTGACCGTACCGTCACCCCGATGGGCAGCCGCATGCTGAAACGCTGGCTGCATATGCCGGTGCGCGATACCCGCACGTTAACCGACCGCCAGCAGACTATCGGCGCGCTTCAACCCTATACCGGCGAACTGCAACCGGTGCTGCGTCAGGTGGGCGATCTGGAACGTATTCTGGCGCGTCTGGCGCTGCGCACCGCCCGTCCACGTGATTTAGCGCGGATGCGCTACGCTTTTCAGCAGCTGCCGGAACTGCGCAGTCAGCTTGAAAGCGTTGACAGCGCCCCGGTGCAGGTTCTGCGAGAAAAAATGGGCGAGTTTAGCGGACTGCGCGACTTGCTGGAGCGGGCGATCATTGAAGCACCGCCGGTACTGGTGCGCGATGGCGGTGTGATTGCGCCAGGCTACAACGCTGAGCTGGACGAGTGGCGTGCGCTGGCCGACGGGGCGACCGATTATCTGGATCGGCTGGAGATCCGCGAACGCGAACGTACCGGCCTTGATACGTTAAAAGTCGGGTTCAACGCCGTCCACGGTTACTACATTCAAATCAGCCGTGGGCAGAGTCATCTGGCTCCCATCAACTATGTTCGCCGTCAGACGCTGAAAAATGCTGAGCGCTATATCATCCCCGAGCTGAAAGAGTACGAAGACAAGGTTCTCACCTCCAAAGGCAAAGCGCTGGCGCTGGAAAAACAGCTTTATGATGAGCTGTTCGACCTGCTGCTCCCGCATCTGGCCGATTTACAGCAAAGCGCTACCGCACTGGCCGAACTGGACGTTCTGATCAACCTGGCCGAACGTGCTGAGACGTTGAACTACTGCTGTCCGACGTTCAGTGACAAGCCGGGCGTGCGCATTGAAGAAGGGCGTCATCCGGTGGTTGAACAGGTGCTGAATACGCCTTTTATCGCCAACCCGCTGAACCTGTCTGCACAGCGCCGGATGCTGATCATCACCGGCCCGAACATGGGCGGTAAAAGTACCTACATGCGTCAAACGGCGCTGATTGCGTTACTGGCCTATATCGGCAGCTATGTGCCAGCGCAAAAGGTAGAGATCGGTCCGATAGACCGTATCTTCACCCGCGTGGGGGCAGCGGACGATCTGGCGTCTGGCCGCTCGACCTTTATGGTCGAGATGACCGAAACGGCCAATATCCTGCATAACGCGACCGAAAACAGTCTGGTCCTGATGGATGAAATTGGCCGCGGCACCTCAACCTATGACGGACTGTCGCTGGCGTGGGCCTGCGCTGAGAATCTGGCAAACCGCATTAAATCCCTGACCTTATTTGCTACCCACTATTTCGAGCTGACGCAGCTTCCGGAAAAAATGGAAGGCGTCGCCAACGTCCATCTGGATGCGCTGGAGCACGGCGACACCATCGCCTTTATGCACAGCGTGCAGGACGGCGCGGCAAGCAAAAGTTACGGTCTGGCGGTAGCCGCCCTGGCGGGGGTACCAAAAGAGGTGATTAAGCGCGCGCGGCAAAAACTGCGCGAACTGGAGAGCCTCTCTCCAAATGCTGCGGCCACCCAGGTTGACGGCACGCAGATGTCGCTGCTGGCTCCCGCCGAGGAGACCAGTCCGGCGGTAGAGGCTCTGGAAAACCTCGATCCGGATACACTGACGCCGCGTCAGGCGCTGGAATGGATTTATCGGCTGAAGAGTCTGGTATAA